One Sediminibacillus dalangtanensis genomic region harbors:
- the bglX gene encoding beta-glucosidase BglX, whose product MSEQSLDLLLNEMTLDEKIAQLMQLATPFFKGSSDNGEITGPMEEMGIDESIIKSTGSVLGASGAKEIKAIQKQHLQDNRLGIPLLFMSDIIHGYKTIFPVPLAIGCSWDLQLAEKSAEIAAKEAAVSGVHVTFAPMVDLVRDPRWGRVMESTGEDPYLNSEFAKAQVRGFQGNDLTHDINRVAACVKHFAAYGAPEGGRDYNTVNMSERELRETYLPAYKAALDAGSEMVMTAFNIVDGIPATGNKKLMRDLLRDEWKFDGVLISDWGAVKEQIPHGVAEDGKEAALKAIKAGLDIEMMTTCYVDHLRDLIEAGTVDESLLDEAVLRILQLKKKLGLFENPYRGADEAKEQSLIMSDEHRQAARELAAKSAVLLKNDQVLPLQKQQEIALIGPMAESGDILGQWSWRGSREEAVTLSEGIKTKIGPDNLRTAQGCGIESATEAQLAEAIETAKTADIVVLALGERSEMSGEAGSRSNIQLPQVQLDLIKAVKQLNKPTVAVLFNGRPLDLHGVADQADAVLEAWQPGTEGGNAIADLLYGDVNPSGKLTMSFPHSVGQVPVYYNHFNTGRPKDAPDAQERYVSQYLDSPNDPMYPFGFGLSYTSFTYHDLTLSTDSLTFGQPLTVTVTVTNSGQTAGEEIVQFYTRDHVGEVVRPLKELKGFQRIKLEPRETREVHFTLTEEQLRYHHADLEFTSDPGTFTVYVGPNSKECLAKSFHLSH is encoded by the coding sequence ATGTCAGAACAATCACTCGATCTACTATTAAATGAAATGACGCTTGATGAGAAAATCGCTCAACTCATGCAATTGGCCACCCCGTTTTTCAAAGGGAGTTCAGATAATGGAGAAATCACTGGTCCAATGGAAGAAATGGGGATTGACGAATCTATCATCAAAAGTACCGGCTCTGTTTTAGGTGCTTCGGGCGCTAAAGAAATCAAAGCAATCCAGAAGCAGCATTTGCAGGACAATCGTCTTGGTATCCCGTTGTTGTTCATGTCTGATATTATTCACGGCTATAAAACCATTTTTCCTGTACCATTGGCAATTGGCTGTTCATGGGATTTGCAACTTGCGGAGAAAAGTGCGGAAATTGCCGCCAAAGAAGCAGCTGTCTCCGGCGTTCACGTTACCTTTGCTCCAATGGTCGATTTGGTACGCGACCCCAGGTGGGGACGGGTAATGGAATCAACCGGAGAAGATCCTTATTTGAATAGCGAATTCGCAAAAGCTCAAGTACGTGGTTTTCAAGGCAACGATCTTACCCATGACATAAACCGGGTTGCCGCTTGTGTAAAACACTTCGCAGCCTATGGGGCACCGGAAGGCGGGCGTGATTACAATACGGTAAATATGTCGGAACGGGAACTGCGGGAAACCTATTTACCAGCTTACAAGGCAGCACTAGATGCAGGCAGTGAGATGGTGATGACGGCATTTAATATTGTTGATGGCATTCCTGCTACTGGCAACAAAAAATTAATGCGCGACCTGTTGCGTGACGAATGGAAATTCGATGGCGTCCTGATTTCCGACTGGGGAGCAGTCAAAGAGCAAATACCACACGGAGTTGCCGAAGACGGCAAGGAAGCTGCCTTAAAAGCTATAAAAGCCGGTTTGGATATCGAAATGATGACCACCTGCTATGTCGATCATCTGCGCGATTTAATTGAAGCTGGCACGGTCGATGAATCCTTGCTTGACGAAGCCGTCCTGCGTATCTTGCAGTTGAAGAAAAAGCTTGGCTTGTTTGAAAATCCTTACCGCGGGGCAGATGAAGCCAAAGAACAAAGCCTTATTATGTCGGACGAACACCGGCAAGCTGCCCGGGAACTCGCCGCCAAATCAGCTGTGCTGCTGAAAAATGACCAAGTCCTTCCACTACAAAAACAGCAAGAGATCGCTCTGATTGGGCCAATGGCCGAAAGCGGGGATATTCTTGGCCAATGGTCTTGGAGAGGCTCCCGAGAAGAAGCCGTTACCTTAAGCGAAGGAATAAAAACGAAAATTGGACCAGACAACTTGCGAACGGCCCAAGGATGTGGCATCGAATCAGCAACAGAGGCTCAGCTGGCAGAAGCCATTGAAACGGCCAAGACGGCTGATATCGTCGTGCTGGCATTGGGAGAGCGTTCGGAAATGAGTGGAGAAGCTGGATCACGGTCCAATATTCAACTGCCTCAGGTCCAACTCGATCTGATCAAGGCTGTTAAACAGCTGAACAAGCCGACGGTGGCTGTCCTGTTCAATGGGCGCCCGCTGGATTTACACGGGGTTGCAGACCAGGCCGACGCAGTGCTCGAAGCATGGCAGCCAGGAACAGAAGGCGGGAATGCCATCGCCGATCTGCTGTACGGCGACGTCAATCCATCAGGAAAGTTGACCATGTCATTCCCGCATTCTGTAGGACAGGTACCAGTATATTACAATCATTTCAATACAGGACGCCCAAAGGATGCACCGGATGCGCAGGAACGCTATGTATCCCAATACCTTGACAGTCCGAATGATCCAATGTATCCGTTCGGCTTCGGCTTGAGCTATACGAGCTTTACCTATCATGATTTGACACTTAGCACAGACTCCTTAACATTTGGACAGCCGCTGACCGTTACAGTGACTGTCACCAATTCCGGCCAGACAGCCGGAGAAGAAATTGTTCAATTTTACACACGAGATCATGTCGGCGAGGTAGTAAGACCTTTAAAAGAGTTGAAAGGATTCCAGCGAATCAAACTGGAGCCAAGAGAGACCCGTGAGGTGCACTTCACTTTGACAGAGGAACAGCTTCGCTACCATCATGCCGACCTGGAATTCACGAGTGACCCTGGTACATTCACGGTGTATGTCGGACCGAACAGCAAAGAATGCCTTGCAAAGTCATTCCATTTATCTCATTAA
- a CDS encoding carbohydrate ABC transporter permease: protein MNKSKFNITPFLFIGPAVLLLFVFSFAPILVSLGISFTDMNLSGLANWSQINFVGLDNFIQLFQDEKFLQAMGNTFFYVIIGVPLAVASSLLIAVLLNFFNNWVSSTFRVVYYVPSITNIVAIAVVWSFLYNQEYGLFNYLLSLINIDSVPWLEEPVVARLSLILLAVWKSNGVSMLIFLAALQSIPKIYYEAADIDGANRWHKFFKITLPSMSFATFFVTVTTLIGWLQFFEEPFVMTNGGPLNGTNSMALFIYQEGFQYSQFGYGAAASFVLFAIVIVATLVQFKLRKTD, encoded by the coding sequence ATGAACAAAAGTAAATTCAATATAACGCCGTTTCTTTTTATTGGCCCCGCTGTCTTATTATTGTTTGTGTTTTCTTTTGCGCCGATTTTAGTCTCGCTTGGTATCAGTTTTACGGACATGAACTTAAGCGGCCTGGCGAACTGGTCGCAAATAAACTTTGTCGGTTTGGACAACTTTATCCAATTGTTCCAGGATGAGAAATTTCTCCAAGCCATGGGCAACACCTTTTTTTATGTGATTATCGGGGTACCGTTGGCGGTCGCCAGCTCCCTGTTGATTGCCGTTTTGCTGAATTTCTTTAATAACTGGGTATCCTCCACATTCCGGGTTGTCTATTACGTTCCATCCATCACCAATATTGTAGCAATCGCCGTGGTGTGGAGCTTTCTGTACAATCAGGAATATGGTTTGTTCAATTATCTGCTTTCCTTGATCAATATCGATTCCGTGCCATGGCTGGAGGAGCCGGTTGTTGCCAGGCTGTCTTTGATTCTGCTGGCAGTATGGAAGAGTAACGGGGTAAGCATGTTGATATTCCTGGCAGCTTTGCAATCGATACCGAAAATTTACTATGAAGCAGCAGACATCGATGGGGCGAATAGATGGCATAAGTTTTTCAAAATCACCTTGCCATCGATGAGCTTTGCCACCTTCTTTGTTACCGTGACAACATTGATTGGCTGGCTGCAATTTTTTGAAGAACCTTTTGTCATGACTAACGGAGGACCGTTGAACGGAACGAATTCGATGGCCTTATTTATTTATCAGGAAGGCTTCCAGTATAGCCAGTTCGGTT
- a CDS encoding DUF4083 domain-containing protein, translated as MGNLLWGDVLVQFVYLLILVLIVMLFVSVFRSQAKRQRQLDRIEKKIDQLNGRERSDDQRR; from the coding sequence ATGGGAAATTTACTGTGGGGAGATGTGCTCGTACAGTTTGTTTACTTACTCATCTTGGTTTTGATTGTGATGTTGTTCGTCTCGGTGTTCCGTTCCCAGGCAAAGCGGCAGAGACAATTAGACCGAATCGAGAAAAAAATAGACCAGTTAAACGGCAGAGAAAGATCGGATGATCAACGACGATAA
- a CDS encoding sugar ABC transporter substrate-binding protein produces the protein MKQNKLGFLLVVMLGAMLVLGACSSGGSSGGSSDEDTITVWTMTPELEDFVKEYEDESGVKVEVQAIPWDNAHDKLLTAVASGKGPDVLQIGTTWVAEFAEAGTFLDLTDYIDEYPNFNPDNFYESAVETTKYDDQTIGIPWYVDTRVLYYRTDLLEEVGYPEGPETWEDVKDAATQLAARGDDQYGIEIPQVDQNFPFMLAWEHGWQYEEGEGAANFEKPGFKEGVELHHTFFEEGMAQLTEGKQLYQAFSDGSKPMFFSGPWEINSINEQIPELEGQWDVHVMPEAENNNSMIGGAHWTVFNNTEKVDQALDFINWMADPETQVAWYDTVTELPANMEAWEDPKLAEDDKISTFGEQLESTQAVPVIPEFETMAQELIDTLEQINRNDADIDEALKEYRNQVSSILSK, from the coding sequence ATGAAACAAAACAAACTTGGGTTTTTGCTCGTCGTGATGCTTGGGGCCATGCTGGTGTTGGGGGCTTGTTCTTCCGGTGGGTCATCAGGAGGATCGTCTGATGAAGATACGATTACGGTGTGGACCATGACACCTGAATTAGAGGACTTTGTAAAAGAATATGAAGATGAAAGCGGAGTTAAAGTGGAAGTGCAGGCAATCCCTTGGGACAATGCGCATGATAAACTGCTGACCGCTGTGGCATCTGGAAAAGGTCCGGATGTTCTGCAAATCGGGACTACTTGGGTAGCTGAGTTTGCAGAGGCAGGTACATTTTTGGATTTGACGGACTACATCGATGAATATCCAAACTTCAATCCGGATAATTTTTATGAAAGCGCTGTGGAAACGACAAAATACGATGACCAGACCATTGGAATTCCATGGTATGTAGATACGCGTGTCTTGTATTACCGCACTGACCTACTAGAGGAAGTCGGGTATCCGGAAGGACCTGAAACATGGGAAGACGTAAAAGACGCGGCAACGCAGTTGGCTGCACGTGGAGACGATCAATATGGAATCGAGATTCCACAAGTGGACCAAAACTTCCCGTTCATGCTGGCATGGGAGCATGGCTGGCAATATGAAGAAGGAGAAGGGGCAGCCAACTTTGAAAAGCCAGGATTTAAAGAAGGAGTCGAACTGCATCACACATTCTTTGAAGAAGGAATGGCTCAGCTGACTGAAGGGAAACAGCTTTACCAGGCCTTCAGTGATGGCTCGAAACCGATGTTCTTCAGCGGCCCGTGGGAAATCAACTCCATCAATGAACAAATTCCGGAGTTAGAAGGACAGTGGGACGTACATGTAATGCCAGAAGCGGAGAATAACAATTCCATGATCGGCGGGGCACACTGGACCGTATTTAACAATACGGAAAAAGTTGACCAAGCCCTTGATTTCATCAACTGGATGGCTGATCCGGAAACACAAGTTGCCTGGTATGACACGGTTACAGAACTGCCTGCAAACATGGAAGCATGGGAGGATCCTAAGCTCGCTGAGGATGATAAAATCAGCACGTTTGGTGAGCAGCTAGAATCGACGCAAGCGGTTCCGGTAATTCCTGAGTTCGAGACAATGGCACAGGAACTGATCGATACACTGGAACAAATAAACCGGAATGATGCCGATATTGATGAAGCATTGAAAGAGTACCGTAATCAAGTCTCAAGCATTCTATCTAAATAA
- a CDS encoding methyl-accepting chemotaxis protein — protein MWKKIKLPSLKFSNVSIGWKYGASLIVVFILFGISAGIVTTLINGIGNNIDEVDRRGDRAIKVTEMGSLIRSKSVRIASYLNNDDSRYIDEYNERMDRFNALENELKAKMDTSEEKELFSQILENDKRMNDLFLEVIIPAVEQDEASLLANLKVESDQLRSETVQLLDSLRETVVADRQLAINEASNSSAVARNVLLIAMAASVVLGGLLVFLISRSVIMNMNKVIYVSDQIADGNLAVDSVDYDGKDEIGRLAASINTMGYSLKEMVEKIAGISETVSGQSEELTQSANEVKAGSQQVATTMQELASGSESQANSASELASVMGDFSQKVQEANESGAHIDETSSRVLGMTKDGSGLMESSIEQMQKIDTIVQDAVKKVQGLDSQSQEISKLVSVIKDIAEQTNLLALNAAIEAARAGEHGKGFAVVADEVRKLAEQVGVSVTDITNIVSNIQTESSNVTESLQGGYKEVEQGTSQIEKTGKTFASINSSVSEMVDSVQMVSGNLAAIAAKSQEMNASIEEIASISEEAAAGVEQTSASSQQTSSSMEEVANSSEQLSNLAEELNGLIRQFRL, from the coding sequence ATGTGGAAAAAGATTAAGTTACCCAGCCTGAAGTTTTCAAATGTGAGCATTGGCTGGAAGTATGGGGCCAGTTTAATTGTTGTTTTTATTTTGTTCGGTATCTCTGCAGGTATTGTTACTACCCTCATCAATGGGATCGGCAATAATATTGATGAAGTGGACAGAAGAGGAGACCGGGCGATAAAGGTGACAGAAATGGGTTCCCTGATCAGATCCAAATCGGTACGAATCGCCAGTTACTTGAATAACGATGATTCTCGCTACATAGATGAATATAACGAGCGTATGGATCGATTTAATGCGTTAGAGAATGAATTGAAGGCGAAAATGGATACATCCGAAGAAAAGGAACTTTTTTCCCAAATCCTGGAGAACGACAAGCGGATGAACGATTTGTTCCTGGAAGTGATCATTCCGGCAGTGGAACAAGATGAAGCATCCCTGCTTGCAAATTTAAAAGTGGAATCCGACCAGCTTCGTTCAGAGACTGTGCAATTATTGGATAGCTTGCGGGAAACAGTAGTTGCTGATCGTCAATTGGCTATTAATGAAGCATCAAATAGTTCCGCTGTAGCCAGAAACGTATTACTTATAGCGATGGCAGCCTCTGTGGTTTTAGGTGGTTTGCTTGTCTTTCTGATCAGCCGTTCTGTTATCATGAATATGAATAAAGTCATTTATGTCAGTGATCAGATTGCCGATGGAAATCTGGCAGTTGATTCAGTTGATTACGATGGTAAGGATGAAATCGGCCGTCTTGCTGCTTCTATTAACACGATGGGTTACAGTCTGAAGGAGATGGTAGAGAAAATTGCCGGGATCTCCGAAACAGTTAGCGGTCAAAGTGAAGAATTGACGCAGTCGGCCAACGAAGTGAAGGCCGGTTCCCAACAGGTGGCTACCACTATGCAGGAATTGGCATCAGGTTCAGAGTCGCAGGCGAACAGCGCTTCTGAATTGGCCTCTGTTATGGGGGATTTCTCTCAAAAAGTACAGGAGGCAAATGAAAGTGGCGCCCATATCGACGAAACATCCAGCCGTGTGCTCGGAATGACGAAAGATGGAAGTGGCTTGATGGAGTCATCGATTGAACAAATGCAAAAGATCGATACAATCGTGCAAGATGCAGTGAAAAAAGTGCAAGGATTAGATTCCCAGTCACAGGAAATCTCCAAGCTTGTATCGGTGATCAAAGATATCGCTGAACAAACCAACTTGCTTGCGCTGAACGCTGCGATTGAAGCCGCTCGTGCTGGTGAACATGGAAAAGGGTTTGCAGTTGTAGCCGATGAAGTAAGAAAACTGGCTGAGCAGGTTGGAGTCTCTGTAACGGATATTACAAACATTGTAAGCAATATCCAGACGGAATCCAGCAATGTAACAGAGTCGCTACAAGGTGGCTATAAAGAGGTTGAACAAGGGACTAGTCAAATTGAGAAAACGGGCAAAACATTTGCTAGTATCAATAGCTCTGTTTCTGAAATGGTGGATAGTGTCCAAATGGTTTCGGGCAACCTGGCGGCCATCGCTGCGAAAAGCCAGGAGATGAATGCCTCGATTGAAGAAATAGCTTCAATATCTGAAGAGGCGGCGGCAGGGGTAGAGCAAACCTCGGCATCTTCCCAGCAGACCAGCAGCTCGATGGAGGAAGTCGCCAACAGTTCCGAACAGCTTTCCAACTTGGCAGAAGAGTTGAATGGGTTAATAAGACAGTTTCGATTATAA
- a CDS encoding response regulator transcription factor, translated as MNIIVVKDRCLLRDGIINALMNKYPSHSVKAVSYSECQTLMQVGETVDLLIVDIDTDSHSIMELIDWQKQKEEKVIVWTADPDISRLNDWFQKGLDGYFFNGMQPEELSNGIDCVLEGHVYVHPKLSTVLFQDYLKISNKVVEQPVGILTEREWNVLELLTKGFSNDKIAKFLFITEKTVKNHVSSIFRKLNVPDRTNAVLYALRQRWFYL; from the coding sequence TTGAATATTATTGTGGTGAAAGATCGTTGTCTATTAAGAGATGGTATTATCAATGCATTGATGAATAAGTATCCATCTCATTCAGTCAAAGCTGTTTCTTATAGTGAATGCCAAACCCTTATGCAAGTTGGGGAAACTGTAGACCTATTGATCGTCGACATTGACACAGATAGTCATTCCATTATGGAATTGATTGATTGGCAGAAACAAAAAGAAGAAAAGGTGATTGTTTGGACTGCAGATCCCGATATTTCCAGGCTGAACGACTGGTTTCAAAAGGGGTTGGATGGCTATTTTTTCAACGGCATGCAGCCAGAGGAATTGTCGAATGGTATTGATTGCGTCTTAGAAGGTCATGTATATGTACATCCCAAGCTCTCGACGGTTTTGTTTCAGGATTACTTGAAGATTTCAAACAAGGTGGTCGAACAACCAGTCGGAATTCTGACAGAACGGGAATGGAATGTACTGGAGTTGCTTACGAAAGGCTTTAGTAATGATAAAATTGCCAAATTCTTATTTATTACAGAGAAAACAGTTAAGAATCACGTGAGTTCTATCTTTAGAAAACTAAATGTGCCAGACCGGACGAATGCCGTTTTGTATGCATTACGGCAACGCTGGTTTTATCTATAA
- a CDS encoding DUF1206 domain-containing protein, which yields MDHWNRTVRLYCLAMIRAFKDPDDYGKGIRGLAIRTGFFISALIYGGISFKALKIAVHAGSGGNSEQTMSAKLLSQPYGPWLLGIFGFVVFCFAIYEAGIGIKGSYMKKFKQGEMEEKEEKVARIAGKIGMISRGIVFGLIGFFFVQTAVTTNPDKAKGLDEALSELAQQPYGSWKLGVVSLGFILFGLYQVFRGTLSKNGLWKLKNSRSADCWTSLLFFIIYIPFIRHNIPKNASD from the coding sequence TTGGATCATTGGAATCGGACTGTTCGGTTATATTGTCTGGCAATGATCAGAGCATTTAAAGACCCGGATGACTATGGAAAGGGGATACGGGGATTGGCCATTCGTACCGGCTTCTTCATCAGCGCGCTGATTTATGGCGGAATTTCGTTTAAGGCGCTGAAAATCGCGGTACATGCAGGAAGTGGCGGGAATTCTGAGCAGACAATGTCGGCAAAACTTTTATCCCAGCCGTATGGTCCGTGGCTGCTTGGGATTTTTGGCTTTGTCGTTTTTTGTTTTGCCATTTATGAAGCGGGTATCGGGATAAAAGGCAGTTACATGAAAAAGTTCAAGCAGGGCGAAATGGAGGAAAAGGAAGAAAAGGTTGCAAGAATCGCCGGAAAAATCGGGATGATTTCCCGGGGAATAGTCTTTGGGCTTATCGGTTTCTTCTTTGTGCAGACAGCTGTCACAACAAACCCTGATAAAGCAAAGGGTTTGGATGAAGCGTTGTCTGAGCTCGCTCAGCAGCCGTATGGCAGTTGGAAGCTCGGCGTCGTTTCGCTTGGCTTTATATTATTCGGTCTGTACCAGGTTTTTCGGGGGACGTTATCAAAAAATGGATTATGGAAGCTAAAGAACAGCAGGAGTGCCGATTGTTGGACATCCCTGCTATTTTTTATTATTTATATCCCTTTTATAAGACACAATATTCCGAAAAATGCAAGCGATTAA
- a CDS encoding GH36-type glycosyl hydrolase domain-containing protein encodes MPNTPYHFQAGEVSFSFMESGDIFQVTHNQTLINQWLANPIDGALNNFYLRVHQADGKIVFVPMIGVQSNSRIEIGEKELAWIGSFQDIDYQVRFLPAKNGCWFWDITLHGNDKKADVIYGQDLGLADKGAVRANEAYMSQYMDHTVFEDEQYGYVVCTRQNQPQSDGFPYLQQGCLQGATGYSTDGFQFFGLSYKATNQPEALTKPQLQNDNYQYEFAYTALQSKQVQLNGSHRFVFYGLFKPDHPEAVTTLEYQEEIEQAWKEAEKQNNSKRKTVDRIVRSTSLGEPLQTLEMTEQEINHYFPERQLEEKDQNGLLSFFTKTYEHIVLKRKETMVERPHGHILMSGENHMVRDDNLSTTSYMYGIFNSQLAIGNVNMNKMMTNARNPLNVAKVPGQRIYIELEGCYRLLAMPSLFEVGFNYARWYYKLENDVIIITNFTTVDSKQVQLDVASQSGKNYRYLVTNQLTMQNNEYEVPFHYEVDNQTVTFTADKAADSNSVYPELYYQLHVTGTEAAFSDEQKIANPIKAGDASLVVLTISPASDWTIMITAGLNSERSIAEKRTVTHEAERYREYFHELLNDFHLSTDSGSNEALDKVNALAWWYTHNMLVHFSTPHGLEQYGGAAWGTRDVCQGPTEYFMATQNKQTVKEIIKMVYSHQYQETGNWPQWFMFDQYNTVQQADSHGDIIVWPLKVISDYVEATDDYTILQTKVPYTDRTTFAFTEETTTILEHVKKQIAYIQDHFLHDTHLSAYDDGDWDDTLQPANQQLKQYMVSSWTVALTYQALRKMTNVLKTAGDPQVDEMETLLAGVKQDFQTYVLQSDVIPGFLYLEDPEHPEMMLHPSDTETGIDYRLLPMQRGIISELLTPEQAERHYQLIKQQLSFPDGVRLMNRPANYSGGVSTHFKRAEQAANFGREIGLQYVHAHIRFVEAMAKLGKAGEAWSGLDVINPIQIHQAVPNAELRQSNAYFSSSDGKFKTRYDAQDNFGKLRTGEVAVKGGWRIYSSGPGIYMNQLITHVLGIRQQSGDLVIDPVLPDSMDNLVFDFRFLNKPVTFVYHLGQKERQVLVNGEKMTIDVEANPYRQGGFIVKKAELERTLQTDKNSVEIYL; translated from the coding sequence ATGCCTAACACACCCTACCATTTCCAAGCAGGAGAAGTTAGCTTCTCCTTTATGGAGAGTGGAGATATTTTTCAAGTCACACATAACCAGACCCTGATCAATCAGTGGCTGGCTAATCCGATTGATGGAGCATTGAATAACTTCTATTTACGGGTTCATCAAGCAGACGGTAAGATCGTTTTCGTTCCCATGATCGGGGTGCAATCCAACAGTAGAATAGAGATTGGAGAAAAAGAACTCGCCTGGATTGGCTCTTTTCAGGATATCGACTATCAAGTCCGATTTCTTCCTGCCAAGAATGGCTGTTGGTTTTGGGATATCACCCTTCATGGTAATGACAAAAAGGCAGATGTCATCTATGGCCAGGACCTCGGACTTGCCGACAAAGGCGCAGTCCGGGCTAACGAAGCCTATATGTCCCAGTACATGGATCACACTGTCTTTGAAGACGAGCAGTATGGTTATGTAGTATGTACCAGACAAAACCAGCCGCAAAGCGACGGATTTCCTTACCTTCAGCAAGGTTGTCTGCAAGGGGCAACTGGTTATTCTACAGACGGTTTTCAGTTCTTCGGCCTTTCTTACAAGGCAACCAATCAACCGGAGGCATTGACCAAACCGCAGCTGCAAAACGACAATTATCAATACGAATTCGCCTATACAGCCTTGCAATCCAAGCAAGTACAATTAAACGGCAGTCACCGCTTCGTTTTTTACGGGTTATTCAAACCGGATCATCCGGAGGCCGTTACAACGCTGGAATACCAGGAAGAAATCGAGCAAGCTTGGAAAGAAGCAGAAAAACAAAACAACTCAAAACGAAAAACTGTCGACCGGATTGTTCGATCCACTTCATTGGGCGAGCCACTACAAACGCTGGAGATGACAGAACAGGAAATCAACCATTATTTTCCCGAGCGGCAGTTGGAAGAGAAAGACCAAAACGGCTTGCTTTCTTTTTTCACAAAAACATATGAGCACATTGTCCTCAAACGGAAGGAAACCATGGTTGAACGGCCGCATGGCCACATTTTAATGAGTGGGGAGAACCATATGGTGCGGGACGATAATTTGTCCACCACTTCCTATATGTATGGCATTTTCAATTCGCAATTGGCAATCGGAAATGTCAACATGAACAAAATGATGACCAATGCCCGGAATCCATTAAACGTGGCGAAAGTCCCTGGACAGCGAATTTATATAGAGCTTGAAGGCTGCTATCGTCTGCTGGCGATGCCTTCCTTATTCGAAGTCGGGTTCAACTACGCCCGCTGGTATTACAAATTGGAAAACGACGTTATTATCATCACGAACTTTACCACGGTAGACAGTAAACAGGTTCAACTCGACGTTGCATCGCAAAGCGGAAAAAACTATCGTTACTTGGTAACCAATCAATTGACCATGCAAAACAACGAATACGAAGTTCCCTTCCATTATGAGGTGGACAATCAAACCGTTACGTTTACGGCGGACAAAGCAGCTGATAGTAACTCAGTCTACCCAGAGTTATATTACCAGTTACACGTTACTGGTACGGAAGCAGCATTCAGTGACGAGCAAAAAATAGCTAATCCTATCAAAGCCGGCGACGCTTCCCTTGTTGTCCTGACAATTTCTCCGGCATCCGACTGGACGATCATGATAACTGCAGGGCTCAATTCAGAAAGATCCATTGCGGAAAAACGTACTGTTACACACGAGGCAGAACGCTATCGGGAATATTTCCATGAACTTCTAAATGACTTTCATTTGAGCACTGATTCCGGTTCTAATGAAGCATTGGATAAAGTCAACGCACTTGCCTGGTGGTATACCCATAATATGCTTGTCCATTTTTCCACACCCCACGGTCTTGAGCAATACGGTGGCGCAGCCTGGGGTACCCGCGATGTCTGTCAGGGACCGACGGAGTATTTCATGGCCACTCAAAACAAGCAAACAGTAAAAGAAATAATCAAGATGGTCTATTCTCATCAGTATCAAGAGACCGGCAACTGGCCGCAGTGGTTCATGTTTGATCAGTACAACACTGTTCAACAGGCAGATAGTCATGGTGATATTATCGTCTGGCCGCTTAAAGTGATCAGCGACTATGTAGAAGCTACGGACGACTACACCATCCTTCAAACGAAGGTGCCCTATACAGACAGAACCACCTTTGCCTTTACCGAAGAAACAACGACCATTTTGGAGCACGTAAAAAAACAAATCGCTTATATACAGGATCACTTTTTACACGATACCCATTTGTCTGCCTATGATGACGGCGATTGGGATGACACCCTGCAGCCTGCTAACCAGCAATTGAAGCAATATATGGTCAGCAGCTGGACAGTTGCCTTGACCTACCAGGCACTACGGAAAATGACCAATGTATTGAAAACGGCAGGAGATCCGCAGGTTGATGAGATGGAAACCCTTTTGGCAGGTGTCAAACAAGATTTTCAAACGTACGTCCTGCAGTCGGATGTGATACCAGGATTTTTATACCTGGAGGACCCGGAACATCCAGAAATGATGCTGCATCCTTCCGATACCGAAACCGGTATCGATTATCGTCTGCTGCCTATGCAGCGGGGGATTATCAGTGAACTACTGACTCCTGAACAAGCAGAACGGCACTATCAGTTAATAAAACAACAGCTGTCTTTCCCCGATGGCGTCCGATTGATGAACCGGCCGGCTAATTATTCCGGGGGTGTCAGTACCCACTTTAAACGGGCAGAACAGGCAGCTAACTTTGGCAGAGAAATCGGTTTGCAGTATGTCCATGCCCATATTCGTTTTGTCGAGGCAATGGCCAAACTAGGAAAAGCGGGAGAAGCTTGGAGCGGCTTGGATGTCATTAATCCGATCCAAATCCATCAAGCCGTGCCGAATGCTGAATTGCGTCAGAGCAATGCTTACTTCAGCAGCTCTGACGGCAAATTCAAAACTCGATATGATGCCCAGGATAATTTCGGAAAACTCCGTACCGGGGAAGTTGCAGTGAAGGGCGGCTGGCGGATATATTCCAGCGGACCAGGAATCTATATGAATCAATTAATTACCCATGTACTAGGAATACGACAGCAGTCGGGCGATCTTGTCATCGATCCGGTTCTCCCGGATTCAATGGACAATCTCGTATTCGACTTCCGTTTCCTGAACAAGCCGGTCACCTTTGTTTACCACCTTGGCCAAAAAGAAAGACAAGTGCTTGTCAATGGCGAAAAAATGACTATAGATGTAGAGGCCAATCCTTACCGGCAAGGTGGATTTATTGTCAAAAAGGCAGAATTGGAGAGAACATTGCAGACAGATAAAAATAGCGTGGAAATCTATTTATAA